A genomic window from Quercus lobata isolate SW786 chromosome 10, ValleyOak3.0 Primary Assembly, whole genome shotgun sequence includes:
- the LOC115964491 gene encoding uncharacterized protein LOC115964491, producing MDGQGAEEILHWNIYTDGSSNKQAGGAGVVLISPEVNRIECMIQLKFSTSNNEAEYEALIAGLDLARVAGAKNMTIHCDSQVITGQVNGSYECKNERMKKYLDKVKGRIGSLQIKFIQIPREENECVDRLAKAASAERMVAPSQILSFVQTSSLINDGTNV from the coding sequence ATGGATGGCCAGGGGGCAGAAGAGATTCTGCATTGGAACATTTACACGGATGGGTCTTCCAATAAGCAGGCAGGAGGAGCCGGTGTAGTACTCATCTCTCCAGAGGTAAATAGGATTGAGTGCATGATCCAACTCAAGTTTTCAACTTCCAACAATGAAGCGGAATACGAAGCTTTAATAGCAGGGCTAGACCTCGCAAGAGTAGCAGGGGCTAAGAACATGACCATCCACTGCGACTCCCAAGTCATAACCGGTCAAGTCAATGGTAGCTACGAATGCAAgaatgaaagaatgaaaaaatacCTTGATAAGGTGAAGGGTCGAATTGGCAGTCTCCAAATCAAGTTCAtccaaatcccaagggaggagaacgAATGCGTCGATCGACTTGCTAAGGCTGCCTCAGCAGAACGCATGGTTGCCCCAAGTCAAATATTATCTTTCGTCCAAACCTCGTCACTCATAAACGATGGTACAAATGTGTAG
- the LOC115964492 gene encoding uncharacterized protein LOC115964492: protein MGWAMNQLGELRRNRKTKLKKDHKKLGLSREQVLASQLLGVIAAHWKEMVDYWFNDKTETLSIKNKASRGKQEDIARCGAKSLAQIFAKMAKDKGVAVERADVFQKVYRTKDGVAISDRVQDKMDRMAVLLNEQDIRLHGEIGNGILWSNDDAYARVMGRPERPGHVRGVGFGITPLGRSARNASQFTSTSTLSSSRTHERMSELETSHEELREALAQSREELAICRGEVAQSETRHREKLAQFEARHQAQMAEMMASMKTMFEQLSQGMRGIGPS from the exons ATGGGATGGGCAATGAATCAGCTAGGAGAACTGAGGAGAAATCGCAAGACCAAGTTGAAGAAGGATCACAAAAAACTTGGGCTGTCACGTGAACAGGTATTGGCTAGTCAACTGCTTGGGGTTATCGCAGCGCACTGGAAAGAGATGGTTGACTATTGGTTCAATGACAAAACTGAG ACATTAAGTATCAAAAACAAGGCGAGTCGAGGTAAGCAGGAAGACATAGCAAGATGTGGGGCCAAAAGTCTTGCtcaaatttttgctaaaatg GCAAAAGATAAAGGGGTGGCAGTCGAACGCGCGGATGTATTTCAAAAAGTATACCGTACCAAAGATGGGGTTGCTATTAGTGACCGTGTGCAAGATAAGATG GATAGGATGGCAGTACTTTTGAATGAACAGGACATACGACTACACGGAGAGATTGGTAATGGAATCCTCTGGTCCAACGACGATGCGTATGCTCGGGTGATGGGTCGTCCAGAGCGCCCAGGTCATGTACGTGGGGTAGGATTTGGAATCACCCCATTAGGAAGAAGTGCCAGAAATGCATCACAGTTTACCTCGACTAGTACTCTGTCGTCAAGCAGAACTCACGAAAGGATGTCAGAGTTGGAGACGAGTCATGAAGAGCTTAGGGAGGCACTAGCTCAATCTAGGGAGGAACTAGCAATTTGTAGGGGGGAAGTAGCTCAATCTGAGACGAGGCATAGGGAGAAACTAGCTCAATTTGAGGCAAGGCACCAAGCACAAATGGCCGAAATGATGGCGTCGATGAAAACCATGTTTGAGCAACTTAGCCAGGGGATGCGTGGTATAGGTCCTTCTTAG
- the LOC115964493 gene encoding UDP-glycosyltransferase 89B2-like produces the protein MSTTKSKTNHHIVAYPYPTVGHIIPLLDLTHLLLTRGLNVTVLVTPNNVHLLEPYLSTHPSSLKHLVLPAPDITPPPHKRLIANVRALRDLHYPILLQWFQSQPSPPVAIISDFFLGWTHHLACELKVPCLCFSPSGAFGMSVAFSMSRDPPKNNDPGEDINFLISLPKVPNSPTYPWWQIPPHHRNDLEADPDWEFHRNSKLANFESWGIVFNSFTSLESVYFNHLKREVGHNRVWAVGPVLPLEGDLIGSATRGGPSSVPCHELMTWLDARLDNSVVYVCFGSRAVLTSKQLNVLVTALECSRVHFILCVRILDDQGLILDGFRDRVGNRGLVIKGWAPQVAILSHRAVGSFLTHCGWNSVLEGLISGVVILTWPMGAEQFTNALLLVDQLGVAIRAGEGTQYIPDSNELARLLVLSLNRIKPQNVRAKELSDAALGAVKGGSSEKDLDELIKQLANIKKLE, from the coding sequence ATGTCCACCACCAAGTCCAAGACCAACCACCACATCGTTGCTTATCCTTACCCAACCGTAGGCCACATCATCCCCCTCCTAGATCTCACCCATCTGTTACTCACCCGCGGCCTAAACGTCACCGTTTTGGTCACCCCCAACAACGTCCATTTACTTGAACCATACCTCTCCACCCACCCATCTTCTCTCAAACACTTGGTTCTCCCGGCCCCAGATATCACTCCACCTCCACATAAGAGACTCATCGCTAACGTGCGCGCCTTGCGTGACCTTCACTATCCTATCCTACTCCAATGGTTCCAGTCTCAACCTTCACCACCTGTGGCTATCATATCTGATTTTTTCCTCGGCTGGACCCACCACCTTGCCTGTGAGCTTAAAGTGCCATGTCTCTGCTTCTCACCCTCCGGAGCTTTTGGGATGTCTGTAGCTTTTTCTATGAGCCGTGACCCACCCAAAAACAATGATCCCGGTGAGGATATCAATTTCCTAATTTCATTACCTAAGGTCCCGAATTCCCCGACGTACCCTTGGTGGCAGATCCCTCCACATCATAGAAACGATCTTGAAGCTGACCCAGATTGGGAATTTCACAGAAACAGCAAGCTGGCTAATTTCGAGAGTTGGGGAATTGTGTTTAACTCGTTCACCAGTTTGGAGAGTGTGTACTTTAACCATCTGAAGAGAGAGGTTGGACACAATCGAGTGTGGGCGGTAGGACCTGTATTGCCACTTGAAGGTGATTTGATTGGATCGGCTACTAGAGGTGGGCCCAGCTCAGTGCCATGTCACGAGCTTATGACGTGGCTGGATGCTCGTCTTGACAACTCTGTTGTTTACGTGTGCTTTGGAAGTCGTGCTGTGTTGACAAGTAAGCAATTAAATGTTCTTGTAACAGCGTTGGAGTGTAGTAGGGTCCATTTTATTTTGTGCGTGAGGATACTTGATGATCAAGGCTTGATTCTCGATGGGTTTAGAGATCGTGTGGGCAATAGGGGATTAGTGATTAAGGGGTGGGCCCCACAGGTGGCTATTCTAAGCCATCGAGCGGTAGGTTCATTTTTGACTCATTGTGGGTGGAACTCCGTGTTGGAAGGACTTATCTCAGGAGTTGTGATATTGACATGGCCAATGGGTGCAGAACAGTTTACAAATGCCTTGTTGTTAGTCGACCAATTAGGTGTGGCAATTAGAGCTGGCGAGGGCACTCAATATATTCCTGACTCTAATGAGTTGGCTCGGTTATTGGTACTTTCACTCAATAGAATTAAGCCCCAAAATGTTCGAGCCAAAGAGTTGAGTGATGCGGCCCTAGGCGCGGTCAAGGGAGGAAGTTCCGAGAAAGATTTGGATGAATTGATCAAACAATTAGCTAACATCAAAAAATTAGAgtga